From the genome of Toxoplasma gondii ME49 chromosome XII, whole genome shotgun sequence:
TGTGCTCTTCGAGCATATATTCGGCAATCCTACTCCTCACGTATACATCCCTGGATGCCCATCTGCCGTCAATCCGCCTTGCGTCGAGTCGCAGTTTCTCAATCGCAAGTTTGATATAGGGTACCCTACCCATATCTGGAAGCGCGACGCTGCTCCCAAGCAGTGTACCCCTTAGTGAGCCCTCCAGGCGGGACATGGGCGACGCGCTGCTCACAGACGGGGCACTCGGGCCAGTAGCTGCGGTGccctcgcctgcgtcttgcCCCTGTTGACGTCCACGGCGGCGGCTGGctgaaaacacaaaacagcATCCGGCGCCACTGGTCGTTTCACTGACAGAGTCAAATGGtatcgccttcgtcttccactttctcaaCAGTGGGCCCCACAGTCGACaggttccttttttctctcctagACACCCTTCGTTGAACGTCCCAGCATACCCGACATACGCGTCGGAGCGGGCGGCCGACATCTGGACGTCGCCGGATGCTCGCGTGTAGTGGATGTTCGAGCTGCGGTGCTGTGAAACGTTGTTAGCTGACAAATACTGGAATTAGTGTGCATTGGTACTGTTTGTCAGGTTGCCGTCTTGCCGATTGAGAGCCGCAGGAAACGCACCTCGTCGGCCTTGTGTAGTGTCCGATTTCGATGCTGGTTGGGGCGCTGTTTCCCTGGAGGAGGAGCCCCCATCGGGATCCTCCTGCAGCAAGTCACCTGAGGCCAGGCGCCTCTCCCATATATCTGCCTGGGCCCGGAGAGTCGctgctcgctctctccgGCTGCTCTCATGTCTAGAATAGGATCTTATTGCTTGGTCCCGCCACTGCAGTAGATGGGAATCAGGTGGATTCAGACTGGGGCTCTGTGCGAGGCGCTCTGCGACGCCGAGTTCGACGTACAGCTCCTTATTAGCCAACGTCTCCTCTAAAGCTCCCGCTTCGCTCCTCAGTGCCGACACGCCCATACGCACGGAAGAGGATATGGCATTTCCGGGGGACGCACATTCACGTGCTGTACCTGGTTAACGGGCAGTTGCACACACAGTCAATAAGGGCTAATTGGAGCATCAAACGATTTCACTCTACTGCTCACCGTGTGTCTGGCAAAACACAGCAACCCATTAGGTGATGGCAAGACGGTGGCAACATCACGGCCACAACTAAACCCCTTCACGGCACGCATGGCTATGTAGATTCAGCgtgttctgtttttcttaTGGGTCGAGTCCCCCCTCGAAATGGACGGACGGACCTCACGCCTCTTCGGACAATGCCGACCAGAAACGCTACCCGTCTGTTGCCTCCGCCACACATGTGTGCCAACCCCAGTAGCTCGATAAACGTTCCAGCGCGCTTGAGTCACAGATTACCTGGTGCGGCTGCGTCGCCGCCAACCCGCGGGCCCTGATCGCTCGCTCCGGGTGTCAGCGAGGCGTCGCCTGGGACGTGCGAGAGATCCACTCCGGCTGCTAGCAGCTTTGCAGCAATTTCGCTTGCCATAGACTCCAGTCGTGCGGCCTCCTGCAGCCGTGCAAGTGATCGCATTCGAAACCGGTTTCTCGCAGATGCTGTCGACTTCTGCACTCGTGAGAGAGTAGGACGGGAGGACTGATTCACGATGACACGCCCAACATTCCTCCTCACGTAgcgctcctcgtcctcccaTTCATCTCGCAACTCCATCGCCCGCCTCCTGAACTGTTCCATGGCAAGCTCTCCGAGTGTCAGGGTTCCACGGCCTGACACCGTAACAATTCGGGCAAGGCCTAGTCCCCCGACAGCCGACCTCCCCGAAGCCGCCCCTCCCTCAGATCTGGGTGAGGCTGCGATACCTTGTCGGTGGGATCCTGTAAATCAACAGAGCACCACAGTTTACGAGAGAAGTCGACGTTGCCACCTCTACAATGTGGCAACCCCCCAGCGGTGCCATGCTGCGTCGGATATACCAACGGGTCACGCTGTGTCTGCGAGGCTGCTACGGATAAGCATGACAGCCTGATCCGAGACGGCCCCCGCAACCTTGACGCATTACACGCCACGACGGCCTAAGCGAAGGGataaaaagagaaacacgcTCTAGCATCGCCTGGTCCAGTCGCAGGGTTGTTGCTCAAAAGATTGCCCAACTGCGATTAGAGTTTTACAACTCACTACGGTCGCTCGACTCCGGCGTGGGGCTGGAAACGGGTGGCACAGGCACAGAGTCCGTTGAAGACGTGGAGGCAGGCGATTCCGGAGACGTTGTTTCTTGACTCTGACTACCTGCCAGCGACTGCTGAAAAGCAGGCTTGTCCAGATCGCCATCATCCGGAGCACGCGCGCCAAGAGCACCAAGAAACGAGTTGGAGATCCCTACAAAGCCGAGGGATGCCGTGCACAGAACTCGACACAGAGCGGAGGGTGCAGCATTCCAGCTGGTACTTGTCAGCCCGTACACGACGGCGTGCAACAAGTAGGTCAAGCCGACAAGTGTCGTTCTCACGACAACCGGCCGAGCCACCATCTGCTGGTATCACGTCGTGAATCACAAACCCAGTAGGCATACGACAAACCGGCAAGCCACCCGAGGAAATCGGAAACTCTACAGCATTTGGTCGTTGTGGATACAGACCAGACGTCTTGTTGCgccgagaagcgacgaaagtATGGATGATGTGCTGCCTTTGAAAAATGAACAAGTCACTTTAGACTGGCAGGAGTAAACGGTTTAGTGGACGCATTCCTCGTTCGGGCGCCGTGCCGTCTAGCAAAGCGACGCACGGGCGGGTGTCGCTAACACAAGCTTTAGTCAACAACTGTTCTACGAGACGCCCGTAGGGAAAGAAGTCCTGGAAGCATGTATGCTGGCGTCGCGGTGAGCATACACGATATCAAGCTAGCGATGATGAGGAAAATTTCGTTGACCGAATGCAGGCGGTAGGGGGGCCCGGGGCCTCTACCAGAGGCGATGGGGTAAGCAGATGACGTGCAAACCAGTTAGCTGCGTCCCACCATTTTCATTTGTCTGTCACCCACAAACGCCAAATGAAATATAATCGCGTGAGTCATGTTGCCCGTATAAGGTACAACAAAACCCAGTGCCACAACTCCCCCATCAGAGAAACCTGCACGCGGAGCAGCGTCATATCAGTCAGGTGTTGGGGAGCATGAGTAGCAGCCTTCCTTCGGAACGGTACCGCTCACGGCTGGTTCTCTCCTGTTGCCTCAACCCCCAGTGCGACTTGACGTCGGTCACGTGGCCGCTCACTGTGGTGTAGGCCGCAAAATGACGAATGTTGCAATTCCACGTGTCCGAGCAGCGATCTTGCATACAGTATGTCGCAGTCTGACTCGTTGTTTGGTCCACAGTGTGAGAACATGACCATGTGTTCATGACGGTGCAAACAGTACAGCCAATTCTGGAGCAAGACCAGGTCGACGCGTGGCTATCGAGCACTACTTTTTCAGACCGCACAGATCTTATCGTCGCCATGATCAGCCTCGTCTGTTGCCTTGTGGCGAAGGTGTCAGTGGGTGCAACACAAATAGTGCGAGTTGAACATAGCAGAACAGTCTTTCGATCTGCCTACTCCGGCTGCACCCGACCACTCTGAATATTGAGTTAGGTTTGCACTTCTCCGCAGCGCATGTCACAGTTCCTATTGACACCCACCCCCGGAAGTGCCTTAGATCCAAGGCTGATACACAGCGTGAGAGGACTGTGAGTCGCGTCAAATTCCTCGCCGTCCATTGGTGACTGGCATGAGCGACGACATGACTCTGACGCGTCTTGTGTTGCATACCAGTCAGCGCCAGCGGGGTGCGACTAGCGTGGCACACACACAGCGCCAACCGCGCACAGGGAAGGAGGCGACATTCGTTTTTCGTGCGGAGGTCTCGAAGCCTACCTTGAGATCACCATATGCATTTCGGCGCTCCAGTGCTTGCCGCACAACTGAGTGACAGGCAGGTCTCCGTTCACCCGCGCACCAGGGAGCGCGATGAACATTTGGCGGAACACTGCCGCCGTCACCATTGTCGAACGTCACAGGCACTCCTGTCCTCAAATTGCGAAGTGTTCGCTCGAGCGATGTAGCCACTTGGACGAGCATTCAGGAATGGTTGTTCGGCTGGAGGGCGACACGAGTACTCATGCGCTGCGGAGGGGCGACATGAGTACTCCTGCGCTGCTGCAGGTCGGCTGTGTCGCAGGGTGCGGTAGGTCTAGGTGTCGGTGTAGTCGGCATGCGCAAATACGCATGTTCGATAACATCTATGTCGGCTTCATGGATATCTGCGGCATGTGCGCAGATCATTGTGTTGGCGTGAATACGGATCCTGGACGAGACTGTGGTATGACACTGGTAGAGCGTGTTGCCCTGCCAACTGGCCCAGCCCCACTCGAGAGCAAACAAACGTATTCCCTTTCCTGGAGTCATTGGAGTTTTATATCCATCGCACCACATACGAGAGGCGCGGGCACCAAGACCGAATGTAACAGTGCATCCCCCCGAGTCGATGTCACAGTACGTCCACTGTCGTTGTGTCGTTGGGCCAGGTGATGGATCATTCTCTCAGACCATGCGAATGGCAGCGATATCCATGCAGCGTCTAGTGTGTGTGCCTCTCTGGGTAGAACTATTGATGGCATGGTGAGCAGAAGTCACGTTAGGTCCGCCCGGAACACTGGCCTGTGCCGAAGGCCTGCCAACATTAAGAAAACGACGACACTGATATGCAGAACAGCTTGAGCATCTGCTTGTTTCGACAGTCACAGCGCGCCCAGGAACGCGCTGGATGTGCGTCTGCATGGTTTTGCCAGGAAGTGCTGCTCTTCGCAGCTTTCTCCCATACCAGTCACGCTTCACTGTGCGCGAACTAGGGAGACATGAGTTTGCTGTGAATGAATACTCGCAATTTACGGATACACGACAAAACATCACCCGCTAAGCTACAAAAACCCTTGATACCGTGAGTTGAAGATACAGTGGTATATGCTTGCCAGGACAAAACATGAGATGCGCGGATGAGAGAGGATGCCTTATCGAGTAACAGAGTGTCGAGCGTCAGCAAAGGCGGGCTCGAatccctcttttttctttgttaACAGATATTTCAAGCGGGATGGATGAGGTTGGCAGCTCGTCGGGATGGAGGTTCTGAGCAGACTCGACGAACTCACCGTCTGAGACTTCTTCCGATCCTGCATTCG
Proteins encoded in this window:
- a CDS encoding KRUF family protein (encoded by transcript TGME49_251180~This gene belongs to the Lysine-Arginine rich Unidentified Function (KRUF) family of Toxoplasma-expanded genes.~Signal peptide predicted by SignalP 2.0 HMM (probability 0.831) with cleavage site probability 0.399 at residue 25~Predicted trans-membrane domain (TMHMM2.0):11-34), which gives rise to MVARPVVVRTTLVGLTYLLHAVVYGLTSTSWNAAPSALCRVLCTASLGFVGISNSFLGALGARAPDDGDLDKPAFQQSLAGSQSQETTSPESPASTSSTDSVPVPPVSSPTPESSDRRSHRQGIAASPRSEGGAASGRSAVGGLGLARIVTVSGRGTLTLGELAMEQFRRRAMELRDEWEDEERYVRRNVGRVIVNQSSRPTLSRVQKSTASARNRFRMRSLARLQEAARLESMASEIAAKLLAAGVDLSHVPGDASLTPGASDQGPRVGGDAAAPGNL